A genome region from Variovorax paradoxus includes the following:
- a CDS encoding TSUP family transporter, whose protein sequence is MEMLVVTGASLLAGFVDSIVGGGGLILVPALFAVFPGAPPATLLGTNKSASIWGTAAAAAQFSQRVQMRWGALWPAALLGFVGAMLGAWAVTLFPGDFLRRALPVILLGVLLYTLARKDMGRLHAPRFTGRAETAAACTIGLSIGLYDGFFGPGAGSFLVFLFVRWMGYDFLNASASAKIINTLTNGAALILLAAKGHVWWHYGLVMAVANVAGSLLGTRVALKHGAGFVRVVFIVVVSALILKTAYDAFLK, encoded by the coding sequence ATGGAAATGCTGGTGGTCACGGGTGCCTCGCTGCTCGCGGGTTTTGTCGATTCGATCGTGGGCGGGGGCGGTTTGATCCTGGTGCCGGCCCTGTTCGCCGTTTTTCCGGGCGCGCCGCCCGCGACCTTGCTGGGCACCAACAAGAGCGCGTCCATCTGGGGCACCGCAGCGGCCGCAGCCCAGTTCAGCCAGCGCGTGCAGATGCGCTGGGGCGCCCTGTGGCCGGCCGCGCTGCTCGGTTTCGTCGGCGCCATGCTCGGCGCGTGGGCCGTCACGCTGTTCCCCGGCGATTTCCTGCGCCGGGCGCTCCCCGTCATCCTGCTGGGCGTGCTGCTCTATACCCTGGCGCGCAAGGACATGGGTCGGCTGCACGCGCCGCGCTTCACCGGCCGCGCCGAAACGGCGGCCGCCTGCACCATCGGCCTGTCGATCGGGCTGTACGACGGCTTCTTCGGGCCGGGCGCCGGCAGCTTCCTCGTGTTCCTGTTCGTGCGCTGGATGGGCTACGACTTCCTCAACGCCTCGGCCTCCGCCAAGATCATCAACACCCTCACGAACGGCGCCGCCCTCATCCTGCTCGCCGCCAAGGGCCACGTCTGGTGGCACTACGGCCTCGTGATGGCGGTGGCCAACGTGGCCGGCAGCCTGCTGGGCACCCGCGTGGCGCTCAAGCACGGCGCCGGCTTCGTGCGCGTCGTGTTCATCGTCGTCGTGAGCGCCCTGATCCTCAAGACCGCCTACGACGCGTTCCTCAAATGA
- a CDS encoding tripartite tricarboxylate transporter permease, with product MELFHNLATGFGVAFTFTNLLYCLIGCILGTLIGVLPGIGPVATIAMLLPATYALPPVSALIMLAGIYYGAQYGGSTTAILVNLPGESSSVVTCIDGYQMARQGRAGPALAAAGLGSFFAGCVGTLILAAFAPPLTELAFKFGPAEYFSLMVLGLIGAVVLASGSLVKAVAMIVLGLLLGIVGTDVNSGVARYSFDIPELTDGIGFVVIAMGVFGYGEIIGNLSQPDDEREVFTHKVKGLWPTKDDFKRMTPAVLRGTALGSALGILPGGGALLAAFAAYALEKKIKMRPGEIAFGKGNIRGVASPESANNAGAQTSFIPLLTLGIPPNAVMALMVGAMTIHNIQPGPQVMTSNPELFWGLIASMWIGNAMLIILNLPLIGMWIKLLTVPYKFLFPAIVLFCAIGVYSTNNNTFDVWMVAIFGFIGYLFLKLRTEPAPLLLGFILGPMMEENLRRALLLSRGAWSVFITRPLSAGLLVAAAMLLGIVLLPAIKAKREEAFVEE from the coding sequence ATGGAACTGTTCCACAACCTCGCGACCGGCTTCGGCGTCGCGTTCACCTTCACCAACCTGCTGTACTGCCTGATCGGCTGCATCCTGGGCACGCTGATCGGCGTGCTGCCGGGCATCGGCCCGGTCGCGACCATCGCGATGCTGCTTCCGGCCACGTATGCGCTGCCGCCCGTGTCGGCACTCATCATGCTGGCCGGCATCTACTACGGCGCGCAGTACGGCGGCTCCACCACGGCCATCCTGGTCAACCTGCCCGGGGAGTCGTCCTCGGTGGTCACCTGCATCGACGGCTACCAGATGGCAAGGCAGGGCCGCGCAGGCCCGGCCCTGGCCGCCGCGGGGCTGGGCTCGTTCTTCGCCGGCTGCGTGGGCACGCTGATCCTGGCCGCCTTCGCGCCGCCGCTGACCGAGCTGGCCTTCAAGTTCGGCCCGGCCGAGTACTTCTCGCTGATGGTGCTGGGCCTCATCGGCGCCGTCGTGCTGGCCTCGGGCTCGCTGGTGAAGGCGGTGGCCATGATCGTGCTCGGCCTGCTGCTGGGCATCGTGGGCACGGACGTGAACTCGGGCGTGGCGCGCTACAGCTTCGACATTCCCGAGCTGACCGACGGCATCGGCTTCGTGGTGATCGCCATGGGCGTGTTCGGCTACGGCGAAATCATCGGCAACCTCTCGCAGCCCGACGACGAGCGCGAGGTCTTCACGCACAAGGTCAAGGGCCTGTGGCCCACCAAGGACGACTTCAAGCGCATGACGCCCGCGGTGCTGCGCGGCACGGCGCTGGGTTCGGCACTGGGCATCCTGCCCGGCGGCGGTGCGCTGCTGGCGGCCTTCGCGGCCTACGCGCTGGAGAAGAAGATCAAGATGCGCCCCGGCGAAATCGCCTTCGGCAAGGGCAACATCCGCGGCGTGGCCTCGCCCGAGTCGGCCAACAACGCCGGCGCGCAGACCTCCTTCATTCCGCTCCTGACGCTGGGCATCCCGCCCAACGCCGTGATGGCGCTGATGGTGGGCGCGATGACGATCCACAACATCCAGCCGGGTCCGCAGGTCATGACCAGCAACCCCGAGCTGTTCTGGGGCCTGATCGCCTCGATGTGGATCGGCAACGCGATGCTGATCATCCTGAACCTGCCGCTGATCGGCATGTGGATCAAGCTGCTGACGGTGCCCTACAAGTTCCTGTTCCCGGCGATCGTGCTGTTCTGCGCCATCGGCGTGTACTCGACCAACAACAACACGTTCGACGTGTGGATGGTCGCGATCTTCGGCTTCATCGGCTACCTGTTCCTGAAGCTGCGCACCGAGCCGGCCCCGCTGCTGCTGGGCTTCATCCTCGGGCCGATGATGGAAGAGAACCTGCGGCGTGCGCTGCTGCTGTCGCGCGGCGCGTGGAGCGTGTTCATCACGCGTCCGCTGTCGGCCGGGCTGCTGGTGGCCGCGGCGATGCTGCTGGGCATCGTGCTGCTGCCGGCGATCAAGGCCAAGCGCGAGGAAGCCTTCGTCGAAGAATAA
- a CDS encoding tripartite tricarboxylate transporter TctB family protein, translated as MRIKSQADFFSGVMFTTVGGAFAIGATTYTIGDGARMGPGYFPLMLGILLAILGAIIMFQAMVVETTDGDPIGKWAWKPLAFVLGANLAFGVLLGGLPSVGLPAMGMIIAIYALTIISSMAGEHFKLRDVLVLATILAAGSYVAFIWALKLQIQVWPTFISG; from the coding sequence ATGCGAATCAAGAGTCAGGCGGACTTCTTTTCAGGAGTCATGTTCACCACCGTGGGCGGCGCGTTCGCGATCGGCGCGACCACCTACACCATAGGCGACGGGGCCCGCATGGGCCCCGGCTACTTCCCGCTGATGCTCGGCATCCTGCTGGCCATCCTGGGCGCGATCATCATGTTCCAGGCGATGGTGGTGGAGACCACCGACGGCGACCCGATCGGCAAGTGGGCCTGGAAGCCGCTGGCCTTCGTGCTCGGCGCCAACCTGGCGTTCGGCGTGCTGCTCGGCGGACTGCCCAGCGTCGGGCTGCCGGCCATGGGAATGATCATCGCGATCTACGCGCTCACCATCATCTCGAGCATGGCGGGCGAGCACTTCAAGCTGCGCGACGTGCTGGTGCTGGCGACCATCCTGGCGGCCGGCAGCTACGTGGCCTTCATCTGGGCGCTGAAGCTCCAGATCCAGGTCTGGCCTACCTTCATCTCGGGTTGA
- a CDS encoding RNA recognition motif domain-containing protein: MGKKLYVGNLAYSVRDNDLEQAFGEFGAIVSAKVMMERDTGRSKGFGFVEMGTDAEALAAIEAMNGHSLQGRALTVNEARPMEARPPRTGGGGYGGGGGGYGGGGGGYGGGGGGRSGGGGGYGGGGGGYGGGGGGRGGY, translated from the coding sequence ATGGGCAAGAAACTCTACGTAGGCAACCTCGCCTACTCCGTGCGTGACAACGACCTGGAACAAGCTTTCGGCGAGTTCGGCGCAATCGTCAGCGCAAAGGTCATGATGGAACGTGACACCGGCCGTTCGAAGGGCTTCGGCTTCGTCGAAATGGGTACGGATGCCGAAGCACTGGCAGCCATCGAAGCCATGAACGGCCACTCGCTGCAGGGCCGCGCCCTGACGGTGAATGAAGCCCGTCCGATGGAAGCTCGTCCCCCCCGTACCGGCGGTGGCGGCTACGGCGGTGGTGGCGGCGGCTACGGCGGTGGTGGCGGCGGCTACGGCGGCGGCGGCGGTGGCCGCAGTGGTGGCGGCGGCGGCTACGGCGGTGGCGGCGGTGGTTACGGCGGCGGCGGCGGTGGCCGCGGCGGCTACTAA
- a CDS encoding DUF3820 family protein encodes MKPEDLQRLVTLQMPFGKHKGTLIADLPGNYLNWFAREGFPSGEIGRLLELMHEIDHNGLSDLLKPLRNRPPRQGVSQ; translated from the coding sequence ATGAAACCCGAAGACCTCCAGCGGCTGGTGACGCTCCAGATGCCATTCGGCAAGCACAAGGGAACGTTGATTGCCGATTTGCCCGGCAATTACCTGAATTGGTTTGCACGCGAGGGTTTTCCCTCAGGAGAAATTGGCCGGCTGCTCGAGTTGATGCATGAAATAGACCACAACGGGTTGTCCGACCTGCTGAAACCGTTGCGAAACCGCCCGCCGCGCCAGGGTGTTTCTCAATAA
- a CDS encoding translation initiation factor Sui1, with amino-acid sequence MSTMKQRNQAGSTLVYSTEAGGRMCPGCGEPVAGCRCRELAARVPATDGIVRVSHETKGRKGKGVTVVKGVALNAEGLAALGKQLKTACGTGGTVKDGVIEIQGDHRETVIAALVKQGHTVKRAGG; translated from the coding sequence ATGTCGACGATGAAACAGCGCAATCAGGCAGGCAGCACCCTGGTCTATTCCACCGAGGCGGGCGGTCGCATGTGCCCCGGCTGCGGCGAACCCGTGGCCGGCTGCCGCTGCAGGGAACTCGCTGCGCGCGTGCCGGCCACCGACGGCATTGTGCGTGTATCGCACGAGACCAAGGGGCGAAAAGGCAAGGGCGTGACCGTGGTGAAGGGCGTGGCGCTGAACGCGGAGGGCCTCGCGGCGCTCGGCAAGCAGCTGAAGACGGCCTGCGGCACGGGCGGCACGGTGAAGGACGGCGTGATCGAGATCCAGGGAGACCATCGCGAGACGGTGATCGCAGCGCTCGTGAAGCAGGGCCACACGGTGAAGCGGGCAGGAGGCTGA
- a CDS encoding DEAD/DEAH box helicase, whose translation MPFDSLGLVPALVHAAAESGYAAPTAIQAAAIPAILQGRDVRGSAQTGSGKTAAFSLPLLQRLVAEPARGPRRVRALVLVPTRELAAQVGETLRSLAQHLPERLKIVVAFGGVSINPQMMSLRGGADIVVATPGRLLDLADHNALKLGGVSMLVLDEADRLFDLGFAEELGRILALLPQQRQNLLFSATFPPAIQALADGMLREPAVVDVQGEPGTEPNIVQRVIEVDAIRRTQLLRHLLKQHEGEWDRVLVFVATQHAAQIVAEKLYKNGIYAVPFHGDIAQGTRTGILSQFKQNRWDVVIATDLAARGIDIAQLPVVINYDLPRSPTDYIHRIGRTGRAGESGLAISFVSASTEAHFRLIEKRQGLSLPRERVEGFEPTEVAVPVVDASGTGGIKGKRPSKKDKLRAAAAKAATQDESSGTPEKKD comes from the coding sequence ATGCCATTCGACTCACTGGGCCTGGTGCCTGCGCTCGTGCACGCTGCCGCCGAAAGCGGCTACGCCGCGCCGACCGCCATCCAGGCCGCGGCCATCCCCGCGATTCTGCAAGGCCGCGACGTGCGGGGCTCGGCGCAGACCGGCTCCGGCAAGACCGCCGCATTCTCCCTGCCGCTGCTGCAGCGCCTCGTGGCGGAACCCGCGCGAGGCCCGCGGCGCGTGCGCGCGCTGGTGCTCGTGCCCACGCGCGAACTCGCGGCGCAGGTCGGCGAGACCCTGCGCAGCCTCGCGCAGCACCTGCCCGAGCGCCTGAAGATCGTCGTTGCCTTCGGCGGCGTGTCGATCAACCCGCAGATGATGAGCCTGCGCGGCGGTGCCGACATCGTCGTCGCCACGCCGGGCCGCCTGCTCGACCTGGCCGACCACAACGCGCTGAAGCTCGGCGGTGTGTCGATGCTGGTGCTGGACGAAGCCGACCGCCTGTTCGACCTGGGCTTTGCCGAAGAGCTCGGCCGCATCCTCGCGCTGCTGCCGCAGCAGCGGCAGAACCTGCTGTTCTCCGCCACCTTCCCGCCCGCCATCCAGGCGCTGGCCGACGGCATGCTACGCGAGCCCGCGGTGGTCGACGTGCAGGGCGAGCCCGGCACCGAGCCCAACATCGTGCAGCGCGTGATCGAGGTCGACGCCATCCGCCGCACGCAGCTGCTGCGCCACCTGCTCAAGCAGCACGAAGGCGAATGGGACCGCGTGCTGGTCTTCGTCGCCACGCAGCACGCCGCGCAGATCGTGGCCGAGAAGCTCTACAAGAACGGCATCTACGCCGTGCCTTTCCACGGCGACATCGCGCAGGGCACGCGCACCGGCATCCTTTCGCAGTTCAAGCAGAACCGCTGGGACGTGGTGATCGCCACCGACCTGGCGGCGCGCGGCATCGACATCGCACAGCTGCCCGTGGTCATCAACTACGACCTGCCGCGTTCGCCGACCGACTACATCCACCGCATCGGCCGCACCGGCCGCGCCGGCGAGAGCGGGCTGGCCATCAGTTTCGTGAGCGCATCGACCGAGGCGCACTTCCGCCTGATCGAGAAGCGCCAGGGCCTGAGCCTGCCGCGCGAACGCGTCGAAGGCTTCGAGCCGACGGAAGTGGCGGTGCCGGTGGTCGATGCGTCGGGCACGGGCGGCATCAAGGGCAAGCGGCCGAGCAAGAAGGACAAGCTGCGTGCGGCGGCGGCGAAAGCCGCCACGCAGGATGAGTCGTCCGGAACGCCCGAGAAGAAGGACTGA
- a CDS encoding Dabb family protein: MSERAPSMLKHIVMWNLRGDTPEEKTKARGLLKEKFESLRGRIPGLLHLEVGVDSSRAGYACDVVLYSEFDSQASLDGYATHPAHLQVREELGDLRIARHQVDYAVD, from the coding sequence ATGAGCGAGCGAGCCCCGTCCATGCTCAAGCACATCGTGATGTGGAACCTGCGTGGCGACACGCCGGAAGAAAAGACAAAGGCCCGCGGCCTTCTCAAGGAGAAGTTCGAGTCGCTGCGCGGGCGGATACCCGGCCTGCTGCACCTGGAAGTGGGCGTCGACTCGAGCCGCGCAGGCTATGCCTGCGACGTGGTGCTCTACAGCGAGTTCGACAGCCAGGCCTCGCTCGACGGCTACGCCACCCACCCGGCGCACCTGCAGGTGCGCGAGGAACTGGGCGACCTTCGCATCGCGCGGCATCAGGTGGACTACGCGGTGGATTGA
- a CDS encoding YciI family protein: MIFVFHLLDKPGTAELRTTVRPEHKAYLAGVADRIAFAGPLLADDGKTMVGSLLAIDFDSRADAEAWQAGEPFTRAGLYASSSVLAFTNLWPQKAGFPPAA, encoded by the coding sequence GTGATCTTCGTTTTTCATCTTCTCGACAAACCCGGCACGGCCGAGCTACGCACCACGGTGCGGCCCGAGCACAAGGCCTACCTTGCCGGCGTCGCCGACCGCATCGCCTTCGCGGGCCCGCTGCTGGCCGACGACGGAAAGACCATGGTCGGCAGCCTGCTGGCCATCGACTTCGACAGCCGCGCCGACGCCGAGGCATGGCAGGCCGGCGAGCCGTTCACCCGCGCCGGCCTCTACGCCAGCAGCTCGGTGCTGGCGTTCACCAACCTCTGGCCGCAGAAGGCCGGATTTCCACCGGCCGCATGA
- a CDS encoding acyl-CoA dehydrogenase family protein, whose amino-acid sequence MNAELQADRASLVDTVRRFAESEIAPNVQAWDDAGEFPRALYARAAGLGLLGLGYPEEWGGTPASYSLKLPAWVALARHGKSGGVLASLFSHNIGLPPVVLHASDAVRREVVPPVLRGEKIAALAITEPGGGSDVAALRTTAQRDGGHYVVNGEKTFITSGMRADWITVAVRTGEGRGAGGVSMLLVPGDAPGISRTRLSKMGWLCSDTATLHFDDVRVPARYLLGEEGTGFRMIMGNFNGERIGLAAGALGFAQACLDEALAWARDRKTFGHALIEHQAVRHKLVDMQMRIASTEAWIEAVSAEGDALEAAGRFNAPEWVAQICMLKNHATQTMQFCADQAVQILGGMGFMRGTVSERIYREVKVMMIGGGAEEIMKELAAKQLGWP is encoded by the coding sequence ATGAACGCCGAACTGCAGGCCGACCGCGCGTCGCTCGTCGACACCGTGCGGCGCTTTGCCGAAAGCGAGATCGCGCCGAACGTGCAGGCGTGGGACGACGCGGGCGAGTTTCCGCGCGCGCTCTACGCACGCGCCGCCGGGCTGGGCCTGCTGGGCCTGGGCTATCCAGAGGAATGGGGCGGCACACCGGCCTCGTATTCGCTGAAGCTGCCCGCGTGGGTCGCGCTCGCGCGCCACGGCAAGAGCGGCGGCGTGCTCGCCAGCCTCTTCTCGCACAACATCGGCCTGCCGCCGGTGGTGCTGCACGCGAGCGATGCGGTGCGCCGGGAAGTGGTGCCGCCGGTGCTGCGCGGCGAGAAGATCGCCGCGCTCGCCATCACAGAGCCCGGTGGCGGCTCCGACGTGGCGGCGCTGCGCACCACGGCACAGCGCGACGGCGGGCACTACGTGGTGAACGGCGAGAAGACCTTCATCACCTCCGGCATGCGCGCCGACTGGATCACCGTGGCCGTGCGCACCGGCGAGGGTCGCGGCGCGGGCGGCGTCTCGATGCTGCTCGTGCCGGGCGATGCGCCGGGAATCTCGCGCACGCGCCTGTCGAAGATGGGCTGGCTGTGCTCCGACACCGCCACGCTGCACTTCGACGACGTGCGCGTGCCGGCGCGTTACCTGCTCGGCGAGGAAGGCACGGGCTTTCGCATGATCATGGGCAACTTCAACGGCGAACGCATCGGCCTGGCCGCGGGTGCGCTGGGCTTCGCGCAGGCCTGCCTCGACGAGGCGCTGGCCTGGGCGCGCGATCGCAAGACTTTCGGCCACGCGCTCATCGAGCACCAGGCGGTGCGCCACAAGCTGGTCGACATGCAGATGCGCATTGCTTCCACCGAGGCGTGGATCGAGGCCGTGTCGGCCGAGGGCGACGCACTGGAGGCGGCCGGCCGCTTCAACGCGCCGGAATGGGTCGCGCAGATCTGCATGCTGAAGAACCACGCCACGCAGACGATGCAGTTCTGCGCCGACCAGGCGGTGCAGATCCTGGGCGGCATGGGCTTCATGCGCGGCACGGTGAGCGAGCGCATCTACCGCGAGGTGAAGGTGATGATGATCGGCGGCGGCGCCGAGGAGATCATGAAGGAGCTGGCGGCGAAGCAGTTGGGCTGGCCGTAG
- a CDS encoding acyl-CoA dehydrogenase family protein, giving the protein MHYTHEHLEIQKTLRRFIDEEINPHVDEWEEAEIFPAHEVFGKLGKLGLLGLNKPEAFGGGGLDYSYAMAMAEALGHISCGGVPMAIGVQTDMCTPALARFGSDALRREFLAPAIAGDMVGCIGVSEPGAGSDVAGLKSHARKDGDDYLISGQKMWITNSLQADWMCMLVNTSDGPVHRNKSLVMVPMDSPGIEKAKKIRKIGMDSSDTGLIYFDNVRVPQRFRIGEEGQGFIYQMQQFQEERLWAAASSLEPMEDCIAQTIEWAQQRHMFGATLADQQWVQFKLAELKTEVEALRALTYRACDLHVQGEDVLELASMAKLKTGRLTRQVADTCLQFWGGMGFTLENRVSRLYRDGRLGSIGGGADEVMLGILAKTMGIAKRPPRG; this is encoded by the coding sequence ATGCACTACACGCACGAACACCTCGAGATCCAGAAGACCCTGCGCCGCTTCATCGACGAAGAGATCAACCCGCATGTCGACGAATGGGAAGAGGCCGAGATCTTTCCCGCTCACGAGGTCTTCGGGAAGCTCGGCAAGCTCGGCCTGCTGGGCCTGAACAAGCCCGAGGCCTTCGGCGGCGGCGGCCTCGACTATTCGTACGCCATGGCCATGGCCGAGGCGCTGGGCCACATCAGCTGCGGCGGCGTGCCGATGGCCATCGGCGTGCAGACCGACATGTGCACGCCTGCGCTCGCGCGCTTCGGCAGCGACGCATTGCGCCGCGAGTTCCTGGCACCCGCCATCGCCGGCGACATGGTCGGGTGCATCGGCGTGAGCGAGCCCGGTGCGGGCAGCGACGTGGCCGGCCTGAAGAGCCACGCGCGCAAGGACGGCGACGACTACCTCATCAGCGGCCAGAAGATGTGGATCACCAACAGCCTGCAGGCCGACTGGATGTGCATGCTGGTCAACACCAGCGACGGACCGGTGCACCGCAACAAGTCGCTGGTCATGGTGCCCATGGACAGCCCCGGCATCGAGAAGGCGAAGAAGATCCGCAAGATCGGCATGGACTCGAGCGACACCGGGCTCATCTACTTCGACAACGTGCGCGTGCCGCAGCGCTTTCGCATCGGCGAGGAAGGCCAGGGCTTCATCTACCAGATGCAGCAGTTCCAGGAAGAGCGGCTGTGGGCCGCGGCCAGCTCGCTCGAGCCGATGGAGGACTGCATCGCGCAGACCATCGAGTGGGCACAGCAGCGCCACATGTTCGGCGCCACGCTGGCCGACCAGCAATGGGTGCAGTTCAAGCTGGCCGAGCTCAAGACCGAGGTGGAGGCGCTGCGCGCGCTCACCTACCGCGCGTGCGACCTGCATGTGCAGGGCGAGGACGTGCTCGAACTCGCGTCGATGGCCAAGCTCAAGACCGGCCGGCTCACGCGGCAGGTGGCCGACACCTGCCTGCAGTTCTGGGGCGGCATGGGCTTCACGCTCGAGAACCGCGTCTCGCGCCTCTACCGCGACGGCCGCCTGGGCTCCATCGGCGGCGGCGCGGACGAGGTGATGCTCGGCATCCTCGCGAAGACCATGGGCATCGCCAAGCGCCCCCCGCGCGGCTGA
- a CDS encoding SDR family oxidoreductase → MNASSRYRSVFVPGLFAGRVIVVTGGGSGIGRCTAHELASLGAHVVLVGRKQEKLDAVKAEIEAAGGLASTQAFDIRQEEAVRAAVSAVVAAQGRIDGLVNNAGGQYITPLHAISAKGWEAVIHTNLTGGFLVARECYLQSMQARGGAIVNIVADIWGSMPNMGHSGAARAGMVSFTETAAAEWAASGVRVNAVAPGYIASSGMDHYPPEAGDMLRAMRKTLPAGRFGTEAETAAAIAFLLCPAASFISGTVLRVDGARPQVRMGWPMELPDAQAQQRDAVKPFEGFHLTRTPRVFQDR, encoded by the coding sequence ATGAATGCTTCTTCCCGCTATCGCTCCGTCTTTGTCCCCGGCCTTTTCGCCGGCCGGGTCATCGTGGTCACCGGCGGCGGCTCCGGCATCGGCCGCTGCACCGCGCACGAACTGGCCTCGCTCGGTGCGCACGTGGTGCTTGTAGGCCGCAAGCAGGAAAAGCTCGATGCGGTGAAGGCCGAGATCGAAGCGGCCGGCGGCCTGGCCAGCACGCAGGCCTTCGACATCCGCCAGGAAGAAGCGGTGCGCGCCGCAGTGAGCGCCGTCGTCGCCGCGCAGGGGCGCATCGACGGGCTCGTCAACAACGCGGGCGGCCAGTACATCACGCCGCTGCATGCCATTTCGGCCAAGGGCTGGGAAGCGGTGATCCACACCAACCTCACCGGCGGCTTCCTGGTCGCGCGCGAGTGCTACCTGCAGAGCATGCAGGCGCGCGGCGGCGCCATCGTCAACATCGTGGCCGACATCTGGGGCTCCATGCCCAACATGGGCCACAGCGGCGCCGCGCGCGCCGGCATGGTGAGCTTCACCGAAACCGCGGCCGCCGAATGGGCGGCGAGCGGCGTGCGCGTGAATGCGGTGGCACCGGGCTACATCGCGTCGAGCGGCATGGACCACTACCCGCCCGAGGCCGGCGACATGCTGCGCGCCATGCGCAAGACATTGCCCGCGGGCCGTTTCGGCACCGAGGCCGAGACCGCCGCCGCCATCGCCTTCCTGCTGTGCCCGGCGGCCAGCTTCATCAGCGGCACGGTGCTGCGCGTGGACGGCGCCCGCCCCCAGGTGCGCATGGGCTGGCCGATGGAACTGCCCGACGCGCAGGCGCAGCAGCGCGACGCCGTGAAGCCCTTCGAGGGCTTTCACCTGACACGGACGCCGCGCGTGTTCCAAGACCGCTGA